A genomic window from Candidatus Denitrolinea symbiosum includes:
- a CDS encoding glycosyltransferase — translation MTLVSIVIPSFNQVSYLETTLLSVLGQDYPRVETIVMDGGSTDGSVDVIRSYEKRLAYWVSEKDAGQADAINKGMARARGEIVAWLNSDDYYLPGAVRAALRAFERNPDALLVYGNMLAVDERGQTINSFRFKQLTFEDLLSFQIIGQPAVFMRRAAFERAGGLDLSYHFLLDHHLWIRIAAQGRILHVPQTWAAARYHAEAKNRARASEFGSEAFRILNEVERDANLASAFANIKRRARASAHRVDARYLLDGDRPSASLAAWTRAFFIYPPVALARLNLLGSALLNLVGLGKLREATLEKRKSRFSRAKDVK, via the coding sequence ATGACCCTCGTCTCCATCGTTATTCCCTCCTTTAACCAAGTCTCTTATCTGGAGACGACTCTCCTCTCCGTGCTGGGACAGGATTATCCGCGCGTCGAGACCATCGTCATGGACGGCGGCTCGACCGACGGCTCGGTAGACGTCATCCGCTCCTACGAAAAACGGCTCGCGTACTGGGTCAGCGAAAAGGACGCGGGTCAGGCCGACGCCATCAACAAGGGGATGGCGCGCGCCCGGGGCGAGATCGTCGCCTGGCTCAACTCGGACGATTACTACCTGCCCGGCGCGGTCCGCGCCGCGCTGCGCGCCTTCGAGCGGAATCCCGACGCGCTCCTCGTTTACGGAAACATGCTCGCCGTGGATGAGCGCGGCCAGACCATCAACTCGTTTCGGTTCAAACAACTCACGTTCGAAGACCTGCTCTCGTTCCAGATCATCGGACAGCCTGCGGTCTTCATGCGCCGCGCCGCGTTCGAACGGGCGGGCGGACTCGACCTTTCCTATCATTTTCTGCTCGACCATCATCTCTGGATCCGCATCGCCGCGCAGGGACGGATACTCCACGTCCCGCAGACGTGGGCCGCGGCGCGCTATCACGCCGAAGCGAAGAACCGCGCCCGCGCCTCCGAGTTTGGGAGCGAGGCCTTTCGCATTTTGAATGAAGTGGAGCGGGACGCCAATCTTGCCTCCGCTTTCGCGAACATCAAACGCCGCGCCCGCGCCTCCGCGCACCGCGTCGACGCGCGCTACCTCCTCGACGGAGACCGTCCGTCCGCCAGTCTCGCGGCGTGGACGCGGGCGTTCTTCATCTATCCGCCCGTCGCGCTTGCCCGTCTTAACCTGCTCGGCTCCGCGCTGTTGAATTTGGTCGGCCTGGGGAAATTGCGCGAGGCAACTTTGGAAAAACGAAAATCGAGATTTTCACGCGCAAAAGACGTGAAATAA